A portion of the Hydractinia symbiolongicarpus strain clone_291-10 chromosome 10, HSymV2.1, whole genome shotgun sequence genome contains these proteins:
- the LOC130662427 gene encoding trans-L-3-hydroxyproline dehydratase-like, whose product MEPINTTDLHTGGMPVRIVTSGYPEVKGDTILAKRRYAKSDLDHLRTFLMHEPRGHYDQYGALLVKPDHPEADIGVLFMHNDGYSTMCGHATIAVGRYVVDNKLNKQDVGVKNGKIATNIQCPCGLVRASVDVKDGVSGAVTFISVPAFACKLDFTVKTPSYGDIKCDIGYGGAFYAFVDVHQVNLDVSNSPCTELVKFADEICEAVKKQYAVKHPDDDDLSFLYGAILTDGKDSYSEEPTNNLCVFGDKEVDRSPCGSGSTARLAIMYAKKCIQLQQERVTRNPKTGSQFYCKVVEETKCGEFEAIRVQVKGEAFYTGTSKFYAEPRDELKHGFLIR is encoded by the exons ATGGAGCCGATTAATACAACCGATTTGCATACAGGTGGTATGCCCGTGCGCATCGTCACATCTGGATACCCTGAAGTCAAAGGAGATACAATCCTGGCAAAAAGAAGATACGCCAAGTCTGATCTAGACCATCTCCGTACGTTTTTGATGCATGAACCGAGGGGTCATTACGATCAATACGGTGCTCTACTTGTTAAACCTGATCACCCTGAGGCCGACATAGGAGTTCTTTTTATGCATAACGACGGCTACAGCACAATGTGCGGGCATGCCACGATTGCAGTTGGAAGGTACGTTGTTGACAACAAGCTGAATAAGCAAGATGTGGGTGTAAAGAATGGAAAGATTGCCACTAACATTCAATGTCCATGTGGGTTGGTGAGAGCTAGCGTGGACGTGAAAGACGGCGTGTCAG GAGCGGTAACGTTTATCAGTGTTCCGGCATTTGCCTGTAAACTTGATTTCACTGTGAAAACTCCTTCATATGGAGATATCAAGTGTGATATTGGATACGGTGGGGCGTTTTACGCATTTGTAGATGTGCACCAGGTTAATCTGGATGTATCCAATTCGCCTTGTACAGAATTGGTAAAGTTTGCGGATGAAATATGTGAAGCTGTGAAGAAACAATATGCTGTCAAGCATCCCGATGACGATGATTTATCATTTTTGTACGGAGCTATACTTACTGATGGCAAAGATTCGTATAGCGAGGAGCCTACGAACAATCTTTGTGTGTTTGGAGATAAAGAA GTTGACCGCTCGCCATGTGGTTCGGGCTCAACGGCGCGATTGGCCATtatgtatgcaaagaaatgtATCCAGTTGCAGCAAGAAAGAGTAACGAGAAATCCAAAAACTGGGAGTCAATTTTATTGCAAG GTTGTTGAGGAAACGAAATGTGGCGAGTTCGAGGCTATCCGTGTACAAGTAAAAGGCGAAGCATTTTATACTGGCACGTCAAAGTTTTATGCAGAACCGCGAGATGAGTTGAAGCACGGGTTTTTGATTCGATAA
- the LOC130612967 gene encoding kinesin-like protein KIF14, producing MSSSKPIKKRTLPSVPSEKISTPKTGKVVSNQKYVDTPPARALFKGDPTLLAKDTGCGSKTKLLAKKHILKKSNTPVSASPKLSKKKLYQTPHIVTDKLASNCNTPDVNKNFSVNEKESILDNEQVVDPTVLQQRASLLLRSSPATEVKSNYDNSSISVAVRVRPFSSRELSSHLLNVISMDGNVTILKNANNGSTHEFAYDYSFWSFDSINPASTFTSQEDVYNNVAKPLLDWSFEGYNTCLFAYGQTGSGKSYTIMGYEEDEAGVVPRFSKDLFERKMGFEQEKEISYSVEISFYEIYNEKIFDLLSFNDGNKQRLCVREHPDMGPYVQGLSKHIVGSHRDIQNWLEVGNKNRATAATGMNDRSSRSHSVFTIVLSQVKTEQFEGTETQVQKTSKINLIDLAGSERAKKALVDIRDTQTANTRLKEGGHINKSLHTLGKVISLLSEMQPNSKKKSFIPYRDSVLTWLLKESLGGNARTTMLATISPAHIHYSETLSTLRYAQQARSIVNKAKVNEDPKSKLIREYRILTYIEIIPDFGLKNVLVGVIHVRIFQIEMLIEIRKLRASQRKSGDFGQAMENEVTLLRQRLVDTQKEYNASTRSWQEKLAHSEKKQKAEASRLRRSGVAFTKLEHRLPSLVNLNEDPQLAEVLLYILQEGVTHVGRKETENEHDIQLRGNLVADSHCTFKYENEMVHINIQSDAPTYVNGVLIADSIELHHGDRIVFGGDHFFRLNHPKEAAKLKEKLTDRRKSLKNFEFAKDELLKKQNERLEAELEEARLRAEEEALNQIKEAQIKAEEDLKAQRTLFETQLSLLQAKLNDTANKRKEAEEGHQSAQEIINQLRDNQQLLEDEILSNRKRLQMEAIAAKQILEETKTNHQRILSNLEKEKQKMQMDIAEMKHVKNAREKMRSSIHISVNQSNKENSERIDLLKLSLMLREANKISQQMRQDYVFTRDDFCVDNSVEIRVRIHNTQSKMSTLLNLERFEDEFQRMRDLFQGDESYSETTFLRENEFDWEDDSQGDLSRRSPRLSLSSKSMIASLNESIEMREMKMRNTKQGGNLTNGNLSTNDISTLSNPPVESTRLSSLHANTTVKMDASDISAMKCSLFETILEEKEENQEIPIVARLIKLIFSIYTDWNKLSTHNATFTQNNTDETDDTLMRVACHVRSLKDLASLLCSVHEAVGLDELKAMSYSFKNDVNQAGSYIRNSITQNNFTDEKTQFQQLIFQLVEMAGAMSLAAVDHVKDDENESYFAFSKGTSNDLCAYFLKHQNRFLSTMLTEAMCTVEDGIESIKNLQVTSAHEMSDDLVDGVMNILTSITTLLQRCKDLLAVYADVSMTRTGLYFAKECFILRKLLTAIVDYNENIYNLLEHSKSVAANCDSLDDFLDVPIELADTTKRICSTCKQLTIFVNVKKALDDETAWLLHDCLKKFEFAAKTVRVGVAIVIQEVESDLNINEERSIVSLIQADEPFSRASSTCPLNRTSLDVSVLDPQLQEKFRKSRRSSVRPDLFISKYMDVSDM from the exons ATGTCTTCAAGTAAACCAATTAAGAAACGAACTTTGCCATCTGTGCCTTCTGAGAAGATAAGTACTCCTAAAACAGGCAAAGTTGTATCTAATCAGAAATATGTGGACACTCCACCAGCCAGAGCTTTGTTTAAGGGTGATCCAACTTTGTTAGCAAAAGATACTGGTTGTGGCAGCAAGACGAAACTTTTAGCAAAGAAACACATATTAAAAAAGTCCAATACACCTGTCTCTGCATCTCCAAAGTTGTCTAAGAAAAAATTATACCAAACGCCACATATCGTAACAGATAAATTAGCAAGCAATTGTAACACTCCTGATGTTAACAAAAACTTTTCTGTAAATGAAAAGGAATCGATTTTAGACAATGAACAGGTGGTTGATCCGACAGTATTGCAGCAAAGAGCATCTTTACTGCTGAGATCCAGTCCAGCTACAGAGGTTAAATCTAATTATGACAATTCTTCTATTAGTGTTGCTGTTCGAGTTCGCCCATTTAGTTCCAG GGAGTTGTCGTCCCACTTGTTGAATGTTATTTCCATGGATGGAAATGTCACAATACTTAAGAATGCAAACAATGGTAGTACTCATGAATTTGCCTACGATTATTCTTTTTGGTCATTTGATTCAATCAATCCAGCCTCAACTTTTACCTCTCAAGAAGATGTGTACAACAACGTTGCAAAACCGTTACTGGATTGGTCTTTTGAGGGATACAATACCTGCTTATTTGCATATGGACAG ACAGGTTCTGGGAAATCATACAC tatCATGGGTTATGAAGAGGATGAAGCTGGAGTTGTTCCAAGATTTTCAAAAGATCTTTTTGAGAGAAAAATGGGTTTTGAACAAGAAAAGGAG ATTTCATATTCCGTGGAAATCAGTTTCTACGAAATCTACAACGAAAAGATTTTTGATTTGCTTTCCTTCAATGATGGGAACAAGCAGCGGTTATGTGTTCGTGAACATCCTGACATGGGGCCTTATGTTCAAGGTCTCTCAAA GCACATTGTTGGTTCACATCGCGATATCCAG aaTTGGTTAGAAGttggaaataaaaacagagcaACTGCTGCAACAGGGATGAATGACAGAAGCAGTAGATCACATTCTGTCTTCACCATTGTTTTGTCACAAGTAAAG acaGAGCAATTTGAAGGAACAGAAACGCAAGttcaaaaaacaagtaaaattaaTCTGATTGATTTAGCTGGCAGTGAGCGGGCTAAAAAAGCACTTGTTGATATCAGAGATACTCAAACTGCTAATACACGTTTAAAG GAAGGTGGTCACATAAATAAATCGTTGCATACTCTGGGAAAAGTGATCTCTTTACTATCTGAAATGCAACCAAACTCAAAAAAGAAGTCGTTTATACCTTACAGAGATTCGGTATTGACTTG gTTGTTAAAGGAAAGTCTTGGTGGAAATGCCAGAACTACAATGTTGGCCACAATTAGTCCCGCACATATCCATTATAGTGAAACTCTAAGCACATTGAG ATATGCTCAACAAGCTAGATCAATTGTTAACAAAGCTAAGGTTAATGAAGATCCGAAGTCCAAACTGATACGAG AATATCGTATATTGACCTACATCGAAATTATTCCTGACTTTGGCCTTAAAAATGTTCTTGTTGGAG TCATACATGTTAGAATTTTTCAAATAGAAATGCTGATAGAAATTCGCAAGCTAAGAGCGTCTCAACGAAAAAGCGGTGACTTTGGTCAAGCTATGGAGAATGAGGTTACTTTGTTACGTCAAAGGCTAGTTGACACACAAAAGGAATATAATGCATCCACAAG AAGCTGGCAAGAAAAGCTTGCCCATtctgaaaagaaacaaaaagcagAAGCCAGTCGCTTACGT AGATCTGGAGTTGCTTTTACCAAGTTGGAGCATCGTCTGCCTAGTCTGGTTAATCTGAATGAGGATCCTCAACTTGCTGAAGTTTTGCTATACATTTTGCAGGAAG GAGTTACACATGTAGGGAGAAAGGAGACAGAAAATGAGCATGATATCCAATTGCGTGGAAATCTTGTAGCTGACAGTCACTG tacaTTTAAATACGAAAACGAGATGGTGCATATCAATATTCAAA GTGATGCACCAACCTATGTTAATGGAGTTCTTATCGCCGACAGCATTGAGCTACACCAT GGTGATCGCATTGTGTTTGGTGGAGATCATTTTTTCAG ATTAAATCATCCTAAAGAAGCAGCCAAATTAAAAGAGAAGCTGACAGATCGAAGAAAAAGCCTTAAAAACTTTGAGTTTGCAAAAGATGAACTTTTAAAGAAGCAGAATGAAAG GTTGGAAGCAGAATTAGAGGAAGCTAGACTGCGAGCAGAGGAGGAAGCTTTAAATCAGATAAAGGAAGCTCAA ataaagGCTGAGGAAGATTTAAAAGCTCAAAGAACATTGTTTGAAACACAACTCAGCTTGTTGCAAGCGAAATTG AATGATACTgcaaataaaagaaaagaagctgAGGAAGGACATCAAAGTGCTCAAGAAATTATAAATCAATTACGAGACAATCAGCAG TTATTAGAAGATGAAATATTGTCCAACAGAAAGAGGTTACAGATGGAAGCCATTGCTGCAAAACAG ATTCTTGAAGAGACAAAGACAAATCACCAGAGAATACTAAGTAACCTCgagaaagagaaacaaaaaatgcaaaTGGATATCGCTGAGATGAAACATGTCAAG AATGCACGTGAAAAGATGCGTTCTTCCATACACATATCTGTCAACCAATCTAACAAAG AAAACTCGGAGCGCATAGATTTATTGAAATTGTCGTTGATGTTAAGAGAGGCGAACAAAATAAGCCAACAAATGAGACAAGACTAT GTGTTTACACGAGACGATTTTTGCGTGGACAATTCG GTGGAGATTCGTGTTAGAATTCATAACACACAATCGAAGATGTCGACGTTACTTAATTTGGAAAGATTTGAGGACGAGTTCCAACGAATGCGAGATTTATTTCAA GGTGATGAGTCTTACTCTGAAACGACCTTTTTGCGTGAAAACGAGTTTGATTGGGAAGATGATTCACAAGGTGATTTATCAAGAAG GTCACCAAGACTATCGCTTTCAAGCAAAAGTATGATAGCCAGCTTAAACGAATCCATTGAAATG cGTGAGATGAAGATGCGCAACACAAAGCAAG GTGGGAACTTGACCAATGGAAATCTATCGACCAATGATATTTCAACATTATCAAATCCACCGGTAGAGTCAACAAGACTGTCTTCACTACACGCTAACACAACAG ttaAGATGGATGCGTCTGATATTTCTGCTATGAAGTGCAGCTTGTTTGAAACTATtcttgaagaaaaagaagaaaaccaaG aaataCCGATAGTTGCGAGATTGATCAAACTTATCTTCTCTATTTACACGGATTGGAACAAACTGTCTACCCACAATGCAACTTTTACTCAAAACAACACCGACGAAACAGACGACACGTTAATGAGAGTAGCATGTCACGTGAGAAGTTTAAAAGATTTAGCCTCACTCTTGTGTTCTGTTCACGAGGCTGTTGGTTTGGACGAACTGAAAGCGATGTCATACTCGTTCAAAAATGATGTTAACCAAGCTGGCTCATACATCAGAAATTCG ATTACACAGAATAACTTCACAGATGAGAAGACACAGTTTCAGCAGCTAATTTTTCAGTTAGTAGAAATGGCTGGTGCCATGTCGTTAGCTGCTGTTGACCATGTGAAGGATGATGAGAACGAATCTTATTTTGCATTTAGTAAG gGTACAAGTAACGACCTGTGTGCGTACTTTTTAAAGCACCAGAATCGGTTTCTTAGTACGATGCTAACAGAAGCCATGTGTACGGTGGAAGATGGGATCGAAAGTATCAAGAATCTGCAAGTCACATCTGCACACGAG ATGTCTGATGATTTAGTTGATGGAGTAATGAACATCTTGACATCGATAACAACACTTCTTCAAAGATGCAAAGATTTGCTg GCGGTatatgctgatgtcagcatgaCTAGGACTGGCTTGTATTTTGCAAAGGAATGCTTCATATTAAGAAAACTGTTAACAGCGATCGTCGATTATAacgaaaatatatataatttacttGAGCATTCAAAAAGTGTGGCTGCAAATTGTGACAGTCTCGATGACTTTCTTGATGTCCCAATTGAACTGGCCGATACAACAAAGAGGATATGTTCCACGTGCAAGCAACTGACTATATTTGTTAATGTGAAGAAAGCATTGGATGATGAGACAGCTTGGTTGTTGCATGATTGTTTAAAGAAGTTCGAATTTGCTGCAAAGACTGTTCGTGTCGGCGTGGCCATCGTTATACAAGAAGTCGAAAGCGATTTAAATATAAACGAGGAACGTTCTATAGTCTCACTTATTCAAGCAGACGAACCTTTTTCGCGAGCGTCATCCACGTGTCCGCTAAACCGGACATCACTTGATGTGAGTGTATTAGATCCACAATTGCAAGAAAAGTTCAGAAAAAGTCGGAGATCTTCGGTGCGACCGGATCTTTTTATCAGTAAGTATATGGAtgtttcggacatgtag